CCAGGAGGAGCCGCCGGCCGTCGCCAGGATAATCGCGCAGGGACCGGACCGGCGTTTCAACGGAAAGGAAGATGCCGTCCGGCACGGCAGTTGTTCCGGGTAGTTCGAACGCCGCCGCGTAGGAACGGAGCGGCTTGAGTTTGGCAAAGTACAGACCCCGGTCCAGGACCGGTGTCCCGGTTGCCAGCACCACGTCCCGTGCGCGGACTGGCCCGTGGTCGGTCTGGATTTCCACGGGGTCCCGCCCGCCGCCCAGGCGCGGCCCACGGAGCCCGTTCAGCCGCACGCCTGAGACGATCTGCCCGCCGTGCGCGCGGACATCCTCCACCAGGGAATCGATGACTTCCATCGGGTGAATCTGGGCCTGCCCGGCGAGGCGGATGGCGCCGCTGACGGGAAAGGGCAGCCCAGGGTCGTTCACGTACTCCGCATCGAGCCCGGCGGCCCGGGCTGCGGCCAGCTCCCGTCGGAGGGTTTCGGTCCCGTCCGCGGAGGTGGCGTAGGTGTAGGCCTCGCGGTGCTGGAAAGGCACACCCCGGTTTGCCAGGTACCGGAGCAGCCAGGCCTGACCCTCGCGGTTCATCTCGACGTAGGCACCCACTACTTTCTCTGAATACTGCTGGCGCAGCGCTGAAAGCACAGTTCCCTGCAGAAGCGAGACCTTCGCGGTGGTGTTGCCGGTGGTCACGGCTCCCGGGCTCCGGGCTTCGACAACCAGCACCTTGTTGCCTGCGCGGGTCAGCAGGAGGGCGGCCACCAGTCCGGTCAGTCCGGCCCCTGCCACCACGGTGTCAAAGGTGCTGCGGGGGTGGAACTGGTCGCTGCGGAAGGCGTGGTCGCGGTCCAACCAGAGCGAGGTCATGTTCCTGCCTGCCTTTCCCGGTCCCGCAAATGCCGTTTCCGGAACGTCATCGGCGGGACTCCGACGGACTTCATAAGTAGACTTATCATGTCATGAGCAGCGTGACCGGGGAACAGGAGCGGCACCATGAAAACAACCGAAGCCGCCAGTGTCCGATTTGGCTTTCGGAAGAACGTCCAGAAGTCGTCCCTCCTTGCCGGGGCGGCACTTTTTCTTGTGGGAGTGCTGGGTTTCATTCCGGGTGTCACTGAGAACTATGGCGCGCTGGCCTTTGCCGGGCACGACTCGGAGGCAATGCTCCTAGGCGTCTTCCAGGTGTCCGTGGTGCACAACCTCATCCACCTGCTGTCCGGACTCGCCGGCGTGCTGATGTCGCGGCGTCCGCTGCCGGCCCGGAACTTCCTGATCGGCGCCGGGGTGTCGTACATGGTTCTGTGGACCCTCGGGCAGTTCCTGGCACTGGACTCGCCCGTGAACATCCTCCCCGTTAACAGTGCCGACAACTGGCTGCACCTGATTATGGGCATGGCACTGATCGGGTTCGGCGTGGCGTTCTCCCGCGATGCGCCCGCAAGGTTGCGAGAATCCCGCGCTTAAGTTCTTGGCGCTTAGGTTCCTGCCGGGGCTAAGTGCCTACCGGACGTGGAACGCCCCGATAGTCAGCAGCTCGATAGCTTCGTTGCTGCAGGCGGTCCGGGGTTCGGCGAGGAACAGCGAAGCGGTCTCCTCCGGCGGATAGACCCGGTAGCCGGCAGCCTGCGTAGCGTTGCAGTCGGTGTAGTTCCCCGCCTGCGTGTAGCGCATGTCCGCGGCCCCCGCCTGTCCCGGGGCAAGGAGGACGTCCGCAACGGGCGAGGACCCGTCCTGCCTGGCGGGGGCACC
Above is a window of Arthrobacter sp. FB24 DNA encoding:
- a CDS encoding FAD-dependent oxidoreductase, with amino-acid sequence MTSLWLDRDHAFRSDQFHPRSTFDTVVAGAGLTGLVAALLLTRAGNKVLVVEARSPGAVTTGNTTAKVSLLQGTVLSALRQQYSEKVVGAYVEMNREGQAWLLRYLANRGVPFQHREAYTYATSADGTETLRRELAAARAAGLDAEYVNDPGLPFPVSGAIRLAGQAQIHPMEVIDSLVEDVRAHGGQIVSGVRLNGLRGPRLGGGRDPVEIQTDHGPVRARDVVLATGTPVLDRGLYFAKLKPLRSYAAAFELPGTTAVPDGIFLSVETPVRSLRDYPGDGRRLLLVGGNGHPVGHARSARAYLDTLVAWTSAQFPGASLTHSWSAQDYQATNLMPFFGKLPRGRGRVYFATGYNKWGMTNSVAAALDITADILGTRLPWAGVIHHRVTSPPGAASAVSLNAAVAAKAAKDWGQVGLKRLDESLEQPPEGAGIVSRRGRKPVAVSTVDGTRCTLSAVCTHLGGIVRWNDSEKSWDCPLHGSRFSSDGTVLEGPAVRNLRQLD
- a CDS encoding DUF4383 domain-containing protein, yielding MKTTEAASVRFGFRKNVQKSSLLAGAALFLVGVLGFIPGVTENYGALAFAGHDSEAMLLGVFQVSVVHNLIHLLSGLAGVLMSRRPLPARNFLIGAGVSYMVLWTLGQFLALDSPVNILPVNSADNWLHLIMGMALIGFGVAFSRDAPARLRESRA